The Phaeodactylum tricornutum CCAP 1055/1 chromosome 8, whole genome shotgun sequence genome has a window encoding:
- a CDS encoding predicted protein: MINKFVYSLLHAPRSSESSLDRSSLLLPKMAAAPRRSLATLLLFTMKTAAVILLSLVSSVASAPAVVWKSNQRNRSGHHCSHDVHASDVLTKTLNEDGLDSEIQAVVFLLRRSKDGSETLTALASEGFLPAIAVKYDDAHVIHHHVSGIEGSNTIARGASAARPGDVVLQVTLSEFSSKLLSLEAPLEIEVSESGMLSKAAKHSNKRTRLLSEANIFIVDISANTDPAAIDRAVVAAIEHPKIGSVILSAVRSTAEVKMDRDVQARRRMQAMQKAGSSMLASNARRLDQAADGNNNQDLSGVYYVQMTPNILAGIMFFFLFTFTTYIGISCMGMIAGQTVYVSKMPSIGREA, from the coding sequence ATGATAAACAAATTTGTGTATAGTTTGTTGCACGCACCCCGCTCCAGCGAGAGCAGTCTAGATCGCTCTTCCCTGCTGCTTCCGAAAATGGCAGCAGCACCGCGGCGTTCTCTAGCCACACTACTGTTATTCACCATGAAGACTGCGGCAGTAATTTTGCTCTCGCTGGTCTCATCCGTTGCTTCAGCACCAGCTGTAGTGTGGAAGAGTAACCAGCGGAACCGATCCGGTCATCACTGTTCTCACGATGTACATGCTTCCGATGTTCTCACCAAGACCTTGAACGAAGATGGTCTCGACTCTGAAATTCAGGCGGTGGTATTTCTTCTCCGCAGAAGCAAGGACGGTTCCGAAACCTTGACAGCGTTGGCATCAGAGGGCTTTCTACCAGCAATCGCTGTCAAATACGACGATGCTCATGTTATTCATCACCATGTTTCTGGCATCGAGGGATCGAACACCATTGCCAGGGGTGCTTCCGCGGCTCGACCCGGCGATGTTGTACTCCAGGTTACATTAAGCGAATTTTCTAGCAAGTTGCTGTCGCTGGAAGCACCCCTCGAAATAGAAGTTTCGGAAAGCGGaatgctttccaaagcagcgaAACACTCTAACAAGCGAACGCGGCTTCTCTCTGAAGCAAACATTTTTATTGTCGATATTTCTGCAAATACTGATCCCGCGGCGATCGATAGAGCTGTCGTCGCCGCCATTGAGCATCCTAAGATTGGCAGTGTTATTCTTTCCGCTGTTCGTTCCACCGCTGAGGTAAAGATGGACCGAGACGTTCAAGCTCGCCGCCGTATGCAGGCCATGCAGAAAGCTGGAAGCAGTATGTTGGCATCCAACGCCCGACGTCTCGATCAGGCAGCTGacggcaacaacaaccagGATCTCTCCGGAGTTTACTATGTGCAGATGACGCCCAATATTCTTGCAGGTATCATGTTCTTTTTTTTGTTCACGTTTACAACTTATATTGGAATCAGCTGTATGGGTATGATTGCCGGGCAAACCGTGTACGTATCCAAAATGCCCTCGATTGGACGGGAAGCTTAG
- a CDS encoding predicted protein — protein sequence MRSLRLWMLLVMVATLDLSLAFTTKKREPSRHVFVAPGKEEAAATVSHQQQSNAAALAFAQAVAYGMPLTDDADDEIEIGYGTALISCALSLALGFGLGYGT from the coding sequence ATGCGGTCTTTACGGCTTTGGATGTTGCTGGTAATGGTAGCGACTCTGGATCTGTCATTGGCTTTTACTACCAAAAAGCGCGAACCGTCGCGGCACGTGTTTGTGGCTCCGGGCAAAGAGGAAGCGGCCGCTACGGTATCGCATCAACAACAAAGCAACGCGGCAGCCTTGGCGTTTGCCCAAGCCGTAGCTTATGGCATGCCACTGACTGATGATGCAGACGACGAAATAGAAATTGGCTACGGGACCGCTTTGATCTCGTGTGCTCTTTCTTTGGCCTTGGGGTTTGGCCTCGGGTATGGAACTTGA
- the PsbO gene encoding oxygen-evolving enhancer protein 1 precursor (oxygen-evolving enhancer protein 1 precursor (PsbO) gene, GenBank Accession AY191862, contains bipartite plastid targeting presequence, signal- and transit-peptides predicted at N-terminus with conserved motif at signal peptide cleavage site, additional thylakoidal signal peptide present), whose amino-acid sequence MKFTAACSIALAASASAFAPIPSVSRTTDLSMSLQKDLANVGKVAAAGALAFGLATAPANALTKSQINELSYLQVKGTGLANRCPEVVGEDSITPKGGQRLVDMCIEPKAWAVEEEIGKAGRTEKKFVNSKVMTRQTYTLDGIEGALKSEGGSIVFQEQEGIDYAATTVQLPGGERVPFLFTVKDLVAKGNGGSFKPGFQMGGDFNTPSYRTGLFLDPKGRGGTTGYDMAVALPGLQSGEEGDDDLFKENNKTFDITTGRIEMEVNKVNAEEQEIGGVFVATQLSDTDMGSKVPKKVLTKGIFYARVE is encoded by the exons ATGAAGTTCACTGCCGCCTGCTCTATTGCCCTCGCTGcttcggcttcggcctttgCCCCGATTCCCTCGGTTAGC CGTACCACCGATCTTAGCATGTCTTTGCAAAAGGATCTCGCTAATGTCGGCAAGGTTGCCGCTGCCGGAGCCCTTGCCTTCGGTCTCGCCACGGCCCCAGCCAATGCGTTAACCAAGAGCCAGATCAATGAGCTCTCCTACTTGCAGGTCAAGGGAACCGGTTTGGCAAACCGCTGCCCGGAAGTCGTCGGAGAAGACAGCATCACCCCCAAGGGCGGACAACGTCTCGTCGATATGTGCATTGAACCCAAGGCCTGGGCTGTAGAAGAGGAAATTGGCAAGGCTGGGCGCACCGAAAAGAAGTTTGTCAATTCCAAGGTCATGACTCGTCAGACGTACACTCTTGATGGAATTGAGGGTGCTTTGAAGTCCGAAGGAGGAAGTATCGTCTTCCAGGAACAGGAAGGCATTGATTATGCTGCCACTACCGTTCAGCTTCCAGGTGGGGAACGTGTTCCTTTCCTTTTTACCGTCAAAGACTTGGTTGCCAAGGGTAACGGTGGATCTTTCAAGCCTGGTTTCCAAATGGGAGGCGACTTCAATACTCCTTCCTACCGTACTGGTCTCTTCCTTGATCCCAAGGGACGTGGTGGAACCACCGGATACGACATGGCTGTTGCCCTTCCTGGTCTTCAATCCGGAGAAGAGGGTGACGATGACCTTTTCAAAGAGAACAACAAGACCTTCGACATCACTACTGGCCGTATCGAAATGGAAGTCAACAAGGTCAATGCGGAAGAGCAGGAAATTGGAGGTGTCTTTGTTGCCACTCAGCTGTCCGACACCGATATGGGATCAAAGGTGCCTAAGAAAGTTCTCACTAAGGGTATCTTCTACGCCCGTGTCGAGTAA